A single Blastococcus colisei DNA region contains:
- the nirB gene encoding nitrite reductase large subunit NirB: MTAILGGRPGGVTSLQVDDELETRSRLVVVGNGMAGARFVEEVLERGGGEQFRITVFGDEPHGNYNRIMLSPVLAGEEHEDDIVLNSHDWYADNGVVLRAGTRIERIDTAAKLVHADDGTTTPYDHLVLATGSYSFIPPMTGVRADDGELLPGVHGFRTIDETRAMLAATGSCTRAVVMGGGLLGLEAARALQSHGLHVELVHAAPYLMNMQLDAEAGAILERSVEALGIAVHLDVFATEVIGGDRVRAVGLADGRQIEADLLVVAAGVRPNTDIGVRSGLEVERGIVVDDQLRTDDPDVYAIGECAQHRGEVYGLVAPAWEHAKVLADVLTGTDPDAEYHGSRTATKLKVAGVDVAVMGINTPERDEDELLVISEPKRGVHLSVVIRDDKLVGATLLGDTRKVAFLTQAFDRGTPLPEERITLLVHLSDGAEEVGVADMPADSQVCNCNGVSKGDICGAVSGGCGSVGEVMERTRAGKGCGSCTSLVKRIVEWAADGDLAEDPAASWYVPGIPMAKPALMAAIRERDLRSVSAVFAALAPGGKDDAKSKMGLTSLLKMIWGTDHLPEKDGEFINDRVHGNIQRDGTFSVVPQMKGGVTTPAQLRRIADVAEKYEVPMVKVTGGQRIDLLGVRKEDLPAMWDDLGMPSGYAYGKSFRTVKTCVGSDFCRFGLDDSTQLGIDLETRFQGIESPAKIKMAVVGCPRNCAEAYVKDVGVVAVGSGRWEVYIGGAAGASVRQGDLLATVDSPQAVITLAGRFLQYYRENANWLERTYDFVPRIGLEKIKAVLLEDSESIVADLDAGIQRSIDAYVDPWGQDGRRPATPGQFRPSLPLIPLPKVPVR; encoded by the coding sequence ATGACAGCGATCCTCGGAGGGCGCCCAGGGGGCGTCACGTCCCTGCAGGTGGACGACGAGCTGGAGACCCGCAGCCGCCTGGTCGTCGTGGGCAACGGCATGGCCGGCGCCCGCTTCGTCGAGGAGGTGCTCGAGCGCGGCGGCGGGGAGCAGTTCCGGATCACGGTCTTCGGCGACGAGCCGCACGGCAACTACAACCGCATCATGCTGTCCCCGGTCCTGGCCGGGGAGGAGCACGAGGACGACATCGTCCTGAACAGCCACGACTGGTACGCCGACAACGGCGTCGTCCTGCGGGCCGGGACGCGGATCGAGCGGATCGACACCGCCGCCAAGCTCGTCCACGCCGACGACGGCACGACGACGCCCTACGACCACCTCGTCCTCGCCACGGGCAGCTACTCCTTCATCCCGCCGATGACGGGCGTGCGTGCCGACGACGGCGAGTTGCTGCCCGGCGTCCACGGCTTCCGCACCATCGACGAGACCCGGGCCATGCTCGCGGCCACCGGGTCGTGCACCCGCGCCGTCGTCATGGGCGGTGGGCTGCTCGGGCTGGAGGCCGCTCGGGCGCTGCAGAGCCACGGCCTGCACGTCGAACTCGTGCACGCCGCCCCGTACCTGATGAACATGCAGCTCGACGCCGAGGCCGGGGCGATCCTCGAGCGCAGCGTCGAAGCCCTGGGGATCGCCGTCCACCTCGACGTCTTCGCCACCGAGGTCATCGGCGGCGACCGGGTGCGGGCTGTGGGGCTGGCCGACGGCCGGCAGATCGAGGCAGACCTGCTCGTCGTCGCCGCCGGGGTCCGGCCCAACACCGACATCGGCGTGCGCTCGGGGCTCGAGGTCGAACGAGGCATCGTCGTCGACGACCAGCTGCGTACCGACGACCCCGACGTCTACGCCATCGGCGAGTGCGCCCAGCACCGCGGCGAGGTCTACGGCCTTGTCGCACCGGCGTGGGAGCACGCCAAGGTGCTGGCCGACGTCCTGACCGGGACCGACCCAGACGCCGAATACCACGGCAGCCGGACGGCGACGAAGCTCAAGGTCGCCGGCGTCGACGTCGCGGTCATGGGCATCAACACCCCGGAGCGGGACGAGGACGAGCTCCTGGTCATCTCCGAGCCCAAGCGCGGGGTGCACCTGTCGGTGGTCATCCGCGACGACAAGCTGGTCGGCGCCACCCTGCTCGGCGACACCCGCAAGGTGGCCTTCCTGACCCAGGCCTTCGACCGCGGGACACCGCTGCCGGAGGAGCGGATCACGCTGCTGGTCCACCTCTCCGACGGGGCGGAGGAGGTCGGTGTGGCCGACATGCCCGCCGACTCCCAGGTCTGCAACTGCAACGGGGTGTCGAAGGGCGACATCTGCGGCGCGGTCAGCGGAGGTTGCGGCAGCGTCGGCGAGGTCATGGAGCGCACCCGCGCCGGCAAGGGCTGCGGGTCGTGCACGTCCCTCGTCAAGCGGATCGTCGAGTGGGCAGCCGACGGCGACCTCGCCGAGGACCCGGCGGCGTCCTGGTACGTGCCGGGCATCCCGATGGCCAAGCCCGCGCTCATGGCCGCCATCCGGGAGCGGGACCTGCGCAGCGTCTCCGCCGTCTTCGCCGCGCTCGCCCCGGGCGGGAAGGACGACGCGAAGTCGAAGATGGGCCTGACGTCGCTGCTGAAGATGATCTGGGGCACCGACCACCTGCCGGAGAAGGACGGCGAGTTCATCAACGACCGCGTGCACGGCAACATCCAGCGTGACGGCACCTTCTCCGTCGTCCCGCAGATGAAGGGCGGCGTCACCACCCCGGCTCAGCTGCGGAGGATCGCCGACGTTGCCGAGAAGTACGAGGTCCCGATGGTCAAGGTGACCGGCGGCCAGCGGATCGACCTGCTCGGCGTCCGCAAGGAGGACCTGCCGGCCATGTGGGACGACCTCGGCATGCCGTCGGGGTACGCATACGGCAAGAGTTTCCGCACCGTGAAGACCTGCGTGGGCAGCGACTTCTGCCGCTTCGGGCTCGACGACTCCACCCAGCTCGGCATCGACCTCGAGACCCGGTTCCAGGGCATCGAGAGCCCGGCGAAGATCAAGATGGCCGTCGTGGGCTGTCCCCGGAACTGTGCCGAGGCCTACGTGAAGGACGTCGGCGTCGTCGCCGTGGGCAGCGGCCGGTGGGAGGTCTACATCGGCGGCGCGGCCGGGGCGTCGGTCCGCCAGGGGGACCTGCTCGCGACGGTCGACTCCCCCCAGGCGGTGATCACGCTGGCCGGGAGGTTCCTGCAGTACTACCGCGAGAACGCCAACTGGCTGGAGCGCACCTACGACTTCGTGCCCCGCATCGGGCTCGAGAAGATCAAAGCCGTGCTGCTGGAGGACAGCGAGAGCATCGTCGCCGACCTCGACGCCGGGATCCAGAGGTCGATCGACGCCTACGTCGACCCCTGGGGACAGGACGGCAGGCGGCCGGCGACGCCCGGCCAGTTCCGCCCGTCCCTGCCCCTGATCCCGCTCCCGAAGGTGCCCGTCCGATGA
- a CDS encoding molybdopterin oxidoreductase family protein, translated as MPAAVSPEFPARSAGTTQTTLTHCPYCSLQCGMDVTAGDRPATLVPADFPTNKGGLCSKGWSSTELLDHPERLLRPLVRATPGDRTSPLVETTWDDALGRLVAAIERTQDRYGRDAVGCFGGGSLTNEQAYQFGKFARVALRTSAIDYNGRFCMSSAAGAANRAFGLDRGMPFPLSDIAEADVVVLVGSNPADTMPPAMQYFDAGRERGAQHVVVDPRRTATARHAALHLQPLPGTDLALANGLLHIALAEGLVDEAYIAERTTGFGDVRAGVAAYWPDRVERITGVPVADQRRTVFAVARAEKAIVLTARGAEQHRTGTDTAQAWINLALALGLPGRPGSGWGTVTGQGNGQGGREHGQKADQLPGYRSLSDPAARAHVARVWGVDPDDLPMPGKSAFELLDALGTDGGVRTFLVLASNVAVSAPDARRVISRLGDLDFLAVSDFFLSETAELADVVLPSAMWAEEEGTTTNVEGRVIRRRKALEPPSGVPDDLQLLATLAERLGAGRYFSGDPETVFDELRRASAGGAADYSGISYRRIDDEQGVFWPCPADSHPGTPRLFTERFATPDGRARFVRVEHVDAHERPDADYPYVLTTGRVLAQYQSGTQTRRTRSLQMVAPTPRAELHPDLARRLGIGPDDVVELTTRRGRACFHALITDAVRPDTVFAPFHWGGGSSANALTDADSLDPISKMPAFKVCAVDVARVDGPAELIAPPPAAAQPQPRGHRQPTVPEPRHPTRKRSTRVKSTPRFLQGVFPITGEGLSKPGPIDASLRYTVPNGQSAQALYFRGGNSTAELVYVLLVRDGEPMRWFPIGAKGDVHVPLRVVEDLAGGTVVELHAAASEGVTGELVVDLGLVEV; from the coding sequence GTGCCCGCCGCCGTCTCGCCCGAGTTCCCGGCCCGCTCTGCCGGGACGACGCAGACGACGCTGACGCACTGCCCGTACTGCTCCCTGCAGTGCGGCATGGACGTGACCGCCGGCGACCGGCCCGCAACCCTCGTCCCGGCCGACTTCCCGACCAACAAGGGCGGGCTGTGCTCGAAGGGCTGGTCGTCCACCGAGCTGCTCGACCACCCCGAGCGGCTGCTCCGCCCGCTGGTCCGCGCGACGCCGGGCGACCGCACCAGCCCGCTTGTCGAGACCACCTGGGACGACGCCCTCGGCCGGCTGGTCGCGGCGATCGAGCGCACCCAGGACCGGTACGGCCGCGACGCCGTCGGCTGCTTCGGCGGCGGATCACTGACCAACGAGCAGGCCTACCAGTTCGGCAAGTTCGCCCGGGTGGCGCTGCGCACCAGCGCGATCGACTACAACGGCCGCTTCTGCATGTCGTCGGCCGCGGGCGCGGCGAATCGCGCCTTCGGCCTCGACCGCGGCATGCCGTTCCCGCTGAGCGACATCGCCGAGGCGGACGTCGTCGTCCTGGTCGGCAGCAACCCGGCCGACACCATGCCGCCGGCGATGCAGTACTTCGACGCCGGCCGCGAGCGCGGCGCGCAGCACGTCGTGGTCGATCCCCGGCGCACCGCGACCGCCCGTCATGCCGCATTGCACCTGCAGCCGCTGCCCGGCACCGACCTGGCCCTGGCCAACGGTCTGCTGCACATCGCGCTGGCGGAAGGGCTCGTCGACGAGGCCTACATCGCCGAGCGGACGACGGGCTTCGGCGACGTCCGCGCCGGGGTGGCCGCCTACTGGCCCGACCGGGTCGAGCGGATCACCGGCGTGCCGGTCGCCGACCAGCGGCGGACCGTCTTCGCCGTCGCCCGCGCGGAGAAGGCGATCGTGCTGACCGCCCGCGGCGCGGAGCAGCACCGCACCGGCACGGACACCGCCCAGGCGTGGATCAACCTGGCGCTCGCGCTCGGGCTGCCTGGCCGCCCGGGCAGTGGCTGGGGCACGGTCACCGGCCAGGGCAACGGCCAGGGCGGCCGCGAGCACGGGCAGAAGGCCGACCAGCTGCCCGGCTACCGGTCGCTCTCGGACCCGGCGGCCCGAGCCCACGTCGCCCGCGTGTGGGGCGTCGACCCCGACGACCTGCCGATGCCGGGGAAGAGCGCCTTCGAGCTGCTGGACGCCCTCGGCACGGACGGCGGTGTCAGGACGTTTCTCGTCCTCGCCAGCAACGTCGCGGTCAGCGCGCCTGACGCCCGGCGCGTCATCAGCCGGCTGGGCGACCTGGACTTCCTCGCCGTCAGCGACTTCTTCCTCTCCGAGACCGCCGAGCTCGCCGACGTCGTCCTGCCGAGCGCCATGTGGGCGGAGGAGGAGGGGACGACGACCAACGTCGAGGGCCGGGTCATCCGGCGGCGGAAGGCGCTCGAGCCGCCGTCCGGCGTTCCCGACGACCTGCAGCTGCTGGCGACGCTGGCCGAGCGGCTCGGAGCGGGCCGGTACTTCAGCGGCGACCCGGAGACGGTGTTCGACGAGTTGCGCCGGGCCAGCGCCGGGGGAGCGGCCGACTACTCGGGTATCAGCTACCGGCGCATCGACGACGAACAGGGTGTCTTCTGGCCGTGCCCGGCTGACAGCCACCCCGGCACGCCGCGGCTGTTCACCGAGCGGTTCGCCACCCCCGACGGCCGGGCCCGATTCGTCCGGGTCGAGCACGTGGACGCCCACGAGCGGCCGGACGCCGACTACCCGTACGTGCTCACCACCGGCCGGGTGCTCGCCCAGTACCAGTCCGGGACGCAGACCCGCCGAACCCGCAGCCTGCAGATGGTGGCCCCCACTCCGCGTGCGGAGCTGCACCCCGACCTGGCCCGGCGGCTGGGCATCGGCCCGGACGACGTCGTCGAGCTGACCACCCGCCGCGGCCGGGCCTGCTTCCACGCGCTGATCACCGACGCCGTCCGCCCCGACACCGTCTTCGCGCCCTTCCACTGGGGCGGCGGCTCCAGCGCCAACGCGCTCACCGACGCCGACTCCCTCGATCCGATCTCGAAGATGCCCGCCTTCAAGGTCTGCGCGGTCGACGTCGCCCGCGTCGACGGTCCCGCCGAGCTCATCGCCCCACCGCCGGCCGCCGCCCAGCCGCAGCCCCGCGGCCACCGGCAGCCGACCGTCCCCGAACCGCGACACCCCACCCGGAAGAGGAGCACCCGCGTGAAGAGCACCCCCCGCTTCCTGCAAGGCGTCTTTCCGATCACCGGCGAGGGGCTGAGCAAGCCCGGGCCGATCGACGCCTCGCTGAGGTACACCGTCCCGAACGGGCAGTCCGCGCAGGCGCTGTACTTCCGCGGGGGCAACTCGACCGCCGAGCTGGTCTACGTGCTCCTGGTGCGCGACGGGGAGCCGATGCGCTGGTTCCCCATCGGCGCGAAGGGTGACGTGCACGTCCCGCTGCGGGTGGTCGAGGACCTCGCCGGCGGCACCGTCGTCGAGCTGCACGCCGCCGCGTCCGAGGGCGTCACCGGCGAGCTCGTGGTCGACCTCGGGCTGGTGGAGGTCTGA
- a CDS encoding TetR/AcrR family transcriptional regulator C-terminal domain-containing protein, translated as MTGPDQTPDDGTDPDSPEGRGGAAGVLPAARPGSGRSGLDRRRVLGAAIEFIDEEGLDALTMRRLGSRLGVEAMALYRYVPGREQLLDGVVESVIDELYGDPDVHLAASHGWQDYLQRLAHGVRRIALAHPEVFPLVATRPPAAPWVRPPLRSLRWVESFLDTLIDSGFSEESAVAAYRAYSSFLLGHLLLEVSQKGVSISPRDQPEGVRQAAATTDLSEYPTVVRLESLLSLDESAAEFEEALENLLERLEVVLREGRTPQRGDAGS; from the coding sequence ATGACCGGGCCGGACCAGACGCCGGACGACGGCACCGACCCCGACTCCCCTGAGGGCCGGGGCGGCGCTGCCGGCGTTCTCCCGGCCGCTCGTCCGGGCAGCGGCCGCAGCGGCCTGGACCGGCGGCGGGTGCTCGGAGCGGCGATCGAGTTCATCGACGAGGAGGGACTCGACGCGCTGACCATGCGGCGCCTCGGCTCCCGTCTCGGGGTCGAGGCCATGGCGCTGTACCGCTACGTACCCGGACGGGAGCAGCTGCTCGACGGCGTGGTCGAGTCGGTGATCGACGAGCTCTACGGCGATCCGGACGTGCACCTGGCCGCCTCGCACGGCTGGCAGGACTACCTGCAGCGGCTGGCGCACGGGGTGCGGCGCATCGCGCTGGCACACCCCGAGGTGTTCCCGCTGGTGGCGACCCGCCCGCCGGCCGCGCCCTGGGTGCGGCCTCCGCTGCGCAGCCTGCGCTGGGTGGAGTCCTTCCTCGACACCCTGATCGACAGCGGGTTCAGCGAGGAGTCCGCCGTCGCCGCCTACCGCGCCTACTCCAGTTTCCTGCTCGGCCACCTGCTCCTGGAGGTGTCCCAGAAGGGGGTCAGCATCAGCCCCAGGGACCAGCCGGAGGGGGTACGGCAGGCGGCCGCGACGACGGACCTCAGCGAGTACCCCACCGTCGTCCGGCTGGAGTCGCTGCTGTCGCTGGACGAGTCCGCGGCCGAGTTCGAGGAGGCGCTGGAGAACCTGCTGGAGCGCCTCGAGGTGGTGCTGCGCGAGGGCCGGACGCCCCAGCGCGGGGACGCGGGCTCCTAA
- a CDS encoding DUF2382 domain-containing protein: MITDQQLQSVIGSTAVGPEGKLGTVGEVYLDDETGRPEWATIRTGMFGTKEAFIPLAQADLTGEDLRVPYDKDTVKNAPHIGTDGHLSPAEETELYRYYGIGNEGSAPVADTTARGTAGQDTVGHGTVGHDTSGPTTDDAMTRSEEHLQVGTQRVEAGRARLRKYVVTENVTRTVPVSHEEVVLEREPITDADVGTALDGPAISEEEHEVVLHAERPVVAKEAVPVERVRLDTETVTEEQTVTEAVRKEQIELDADPDVRRS, from the coding sequence ATGATCACCGACCAGCAGCTGCAGTCCGTCATCGGCAGTACGGCCGTCGGACCCGAGGGCAAGCTCGGCACGGTCGGGGAGGTCTACCTCGACGACGAGACCGGCCGTCCCGAGTGGGCCACCATCCGCACCGGGATGTTCGGCACCAAGGAGGCCTTCATCCCGCTGGCCCAGGCCGACCTCACCGGCGAGGACCTCCGCGTCCCCTACGACAAGGACACGGTCAAGAACGCCCCGCACATCGGCACCGACGGCCACCTCTCCCCCGCCGAGGAGACCGAGCTCTACCGCTACTACGGCATCGGGAACGAGGGCAGCGCCCCGGTCGCCGACACGACCGCCCGCGGGACGGCCGGCCAGGACACCGTCGGCCACGGCACCGTCGGCCACGACACCTCCGGCCCGACCACCGACGACGCCATGACCCGCTCCGAGGAGCACCTGCAGGTCGGCACGCAGCGCGTGGAGGCGGGACGCGCCCGCCTGCGCAAGTACGTGGTCACCGAGAACGTCACCCGGACCGTGCCCGTCTCGCACGAGGAGGTCGTCCTCGAGCGCGAGCCGATCACCGACGCCGACGTCGGCACCGCGCTGGACGGCCCGGCCATCTCCGAGGAGGAGCACGAGGTCGTCCTGCACGCCGAGCGTCCGGTCGTGGCCAAGGAAGCCGTGCCCGTCGAGCGCGTGCGGCTGGACACCGAGACGGTCACCGAGGAGCAGACGGTGACCGAGGCGGTCCGCAAGGAGCAGATCGAGCTCGACGCCGACCCCGACGTCCGGAGGTCCTGA
- a CDS encoding GNAT family N-acetyltransferase produces MTQGPTIRRIDSPDEEGPDVRRAEQRDVPCIAATLTIALGASRWARWALPDDGRIQRLTRLHELDAGHRGVGTGTAWVTDDVDAVAVWEPPPGAQGTTPLPSDVRTALANELPYLSAHRIGAVRDTAALVDAARPEQPHWWLRHLGVRPSSRRRGLAAAVLAPALVRCDTDGVLAAAAVHSWANVRFLRGFGFEVTLTGRTTDDELPLWVLVRQPQPSFIG; encoded by the coding sequence GTGACCCAGGGGCCCACCATCCGGCGGATCGACTCCCCGGACGAGGAGGGCCCCGACGTCCGGCGGGCCGAGCAGCGCGACGTCCCCTGCATCGCGGCCACGCTCACGATCGCCCTCGGCGCCTCCCGGTGGGCGCGGTGGGCGCTGCCCGATGACGGCCGCATCCAGCGGCTGACCCGCCTGCACGAGCTCGACGCCGGGCACCGCGGGGTGGGCACCGGCACGGCGTGGGTGACCGACGACGTCGACGCCGTGGCCGTCTGGGAACCGCCGCCGGGTGCCCAGGGCACCACTCCCCTGCCGTCCGACGTGCGGACCGCTCTGGCGAACGAGCTCCCGTACCTCTCCGCGCACCGGATCGGCGCCGTCCGCGACACCGCCGCCCTCGTCGACGCGGCGCGGCCGGAGCAGCCGCACTGGTGGCTGCGGCACCTGGGCGTGCGCCCCAGCTCGCGCCGCCGCGGGCTGGCCGCCGCCGTGCTGGCGCCCGCCCTGGTGCGCTGCGACACCGACGGCGTCCTGGCCGCGGCCGCCGTCCATTCCTGGGCCAACGTGCGATTCCTGCGCGGGTTCGGCTTCGAGGTCACGCTCACCGGCCGGACGACGGACGACGAGCTCCCGCTGTGGGTGCTGGTGCGGCAACCTCAGCCGAGCTTCATCGGCTGA
- a CDS encoding bleomycin resistance protein, producing MPATTLRHIAPVFVTTDLDRALRHYRRLGFSVEAYAGADFYGYARRDGLEIHLATVEPIDRATTTSCAYVWVDDAAALHEEWSAAGVEGRLHAPSPTEYGLDEGAHVDPDGNLVRFGSPSSRETHGDAR from the coding sequence ATGCCCGCCACCACGCTCCGCCACATCGCTCCGGTGTTCGTCACGACGGACCTCGACCGGGCGCTGCGGCACTACCGGCGTCTGGGATTCTCCGTCGAGGCCTACGCGGGGGCGGACTTCTACGGCTACGCCCGACGGGACGGCCTCGAGATCCACCTGGCCACGGTGGAACCGATCGATCGTGCGACGACGACGTCCTGCGCCTACGTCTGGGTGGACGACGCCGCCGCGCTCCACGAGGAGTGGTCCGCTGCGGGGGTGGAGGGCCGGCTGCACGCGCCGAGCCCCACGGAGTACGGGCTCGACGAAGGAGCCCACGTCGACCCGGACGGCAACCTGGTCCGTTTCGGCTCGCCGTCGTCCCGAGAGACACACGGGGACGCTCGCTAG
- the arfB gene encoding alternative ribosome rescue aminoacyl-tRNA hydrolase ArfB has protein sequence MVGVRDAAGRDGGTGYGGHYAGHYRGRYGRPPRFGYRGRDDSCLRNLLFLNTGCCLANAVGCGMDSMLLAPTTLREVRHSGTGQRGTRPADRLTAAVRGYRRQISPTRPPCCQFSPSCTAYAVEARERHGARPDPGSPSAGCCAAAPARRAAPTRYPPDLWGGRRTGPPAPLGETVRMPGIDDASGDLPVTGSVVVPAAALTWRFSRSSGPGGQGVNTADSRVELSVAPLGLPGLSDTQRARLAARLSNRLVDGVLTIAASEHRQQLRNRQAARDRLAAVLRAALAPPPPSRRRTKPTRGSQERRIEAKKQRGQLKKQRRSWD, from the coding sequence GTGGTCGGGGTCCGCGACGCCGCCGGCCGCGACGGGGGTACGGGCTACGGCGGGCACTACGCCGGCCACTACCGCGGCCGGTACGGGCGGCCGCCCCGCTTCGGGTACCGGGGTCGCGACGACAGCTGCCTGCGGAACCTGCTCTTCCTCAACACCGGCTGCTGCCTCGCCAACGCGGTCGGCTGCGGCATGGATTCGATGCTGCTGGCGCCGACGACGCTGCGGGAGGTCCGGCACAGCGGCACGGGGCAGCGAGGCACCCGCCCCGCAGACCGGCTGACCGCCGCCGTCCGCGGCTACCGACGGCAGATCAGCCCGACGCGCCCACCCTGCTGTCAGTTCTCGCCGAGCTGCACCGCCTACGCGGTCGAGGCGCGCGAACGGCACGGCGCCCGGCCGGATCCTGGCTCACCGTCCGCCGGCTGCTGCGCTGCCGCCCCGGCGCGGCGGGCGGCGCCGACCCGGTACCCGCCCGACCTCTGGGGAGGACGCCGGACGGGCCCGCCGGCGCCCCTGGGTGAGACTGTGCGCATGCCCGGCATCGACGACGCCTCCGGTGACCTCCCCGTCACCGGCTCGGTCGTCGTGCCCGCCGCCGCTCTGACGTGGCGGTTCTCCCGCTCGTCGGGGCCCGGGGGCCAGGGCGTCAACACCGCGGACTCCCGGGTCGAGCTCTCCGTCGCACCGCTGGGCCTCCCGGGGCTCAGCGACACCCAGCGGGCCCGGCTGGCCGCGCGTCTGAGCAACCGGCTCGTCGACGGCGTCCTCACCATCGCCGCCAGCGAGCACCGGCAGCAGTTGCGCAACCGGCAGGCGGCGCGGGACCGGCTGGCCGCGGTGCTGCGAGCCGCCCTCGCACCGCCCCCGCCCAGCCGGCGGCGCACCAAGCCCACCCGCGGATCCCAGGAGCGCCGGATCGAGGCGAAGAAGCAGCGCGGACAGCTCAAGAAGCAGCGCCGCTCCTGGGACTGA
- the mmuM gene encoding homocysteine S-methyltransferase, which translates to MIVGMPSFADALTAGPVVLDGGLSTELEARGHDVSSALWSARLLRDDPAAIVAAHAAFAAAGAQVATTASYQATVDGFAAVGVDAGEARRLIASSVALAREGQGAGWVAGSVGPYGAMLADGSEYTGAYVGSVGVAALRGFHRPRMTLLAEAGADVLACETVPAAAEAEALLAEADALGLPIWLSLTTVVDDAGVARTRRGERAADVFAMAADVDAVVAVGVNCTLPAAVPPSLGAAAVSGKPVVVYPNSGEAWDAEARRWTGSPGISPDVGPTWVAAGARLVGGCCRVRPADIAALAATIS; encoded by the coding sequence ATGATCGTCGGCATGCCCTCCTTCGCCGACGCGCTGACCGCGGGCCCGGTGGTCCTCGACGGCGGGCTGTCCACCGAGCTCGAGGCCCGGGGGCACGACGTGAGCTCCGCGCTGTGGTCGGCCCGGCTGCTCCGGGACGACCCGGCCGCGATCGTGGCGGCACACGCGGCCTTCGCCGCGGCAGGCGCCCAGGTCGCGACGACCGCGAGCTACCAGGCGACGGTGGACGGCTTCGCGGCCGTCGGCGTGGACGCGGGCGAGGCCCGCCGGCTCATCGCCTCGTCGGTGGCGCTGGCGCGGGAGGGGCAGGGCGCGGGCTGGGTGGCCGGGTCGGTCGGCCCGTACGGCGCGATGCTGGCCGACGGCTCGGAGTACACCGGCGCGTACGTCGGCTCCGTCGGTGTGGCCGCGCTCCGCGGCTTCCACCGACCCCGGATGACGCTGCTCGCCGAGGCCGGTGCCGACGTCCTGGCCTGCGAGACGGTGCCCGCCGCGGCCGAGGCGGAGGCGCTGCTCGCCGAGGCCGACGCGCTGGGCCTGCCCATCTGGCTGTCGCTCACCACGGTCGTGGACGACGCCGGCGTCGCCCGCACCCGGCGGGGCGAACGCGCCGCCGACGTCTTCGCGATGGCCGCCGACGTGGACGCCGTCGTCGCCGTGGGCGTCAACTGCACACTGCCCGCCGCCGTCCCGCCGTCCCTCGGCGCGGCGGCCGTCTCGGGGAAGCCCGTCGTCGTCTACCCGAACAGCGGCGAGGCCTGGGACGCCGAGGCGCGACGCTGGACGGGCAGCCCGGGCATCTCGCCGGACGTCGGCCCCACCTGGGTGGCCGCCGGTGCTCGGCTGGTCGGTGGCTGCTGCCGCGTCCGGCCGGCCGACATCGCCGCCCTCGCCGCGACGATCAGCTGA
- a CDS encoding SDR family oxidoreductase, giving the protein MSEPRPESQPAQKQEVPGVLGKMDPKPDHGEESYRGSGKLAGKAAVITGGDSGIGRAVAIAFAREGADVLISYLDEHEDAKDTAKYVEEAGRRCVLVPGDISDRAHCKTIVPKAIEEFGKIDILVNNAAFQMSHDSLEEISDDEWDHTLATNLSAMFTLCKDAIPHMQSGASIINSSSVNSDNPSPNLIHYAMTKAGIANFTASLAQMYGEKGIRANSVAPGPIWTPLIPATMPEEKVESFGGNTPLGRAGQPAELAPVYVLLASDEASYVSGARVAVTGGRPIL; this is encoded by the coding sequence ATGTCCGAGCCCCGCCCTGAGTCCCAGCCCGCGCAGAAGCAGGAGGTGCCGGGCGTCCTGGGCAAGATGGACCCGAAGCCCGACCACGGCGAGGAGAGCTACCGCGGTTCCGGGAAGCTCGCCGGCAAGGCGGCGGTGATCACCGGCGGCGACAGCGGGATCGGCCGCGCCGTTGCCATCGCCTTCGCCCGCGAGGGCGCCGACGTCCTGATCTCGTACCTCGACGAGCACGAGGACGCGAAGGACACCGCCAAGTACGTCGAGGAAGCCGGCCGCCGGTGCGTGCTCGTGCCCGGCGACATCTCCGACCGTGCGCACTGCAAGACGATCGTGCCGAAGGCGATCGAGGAGTTCGGGAAGATCGACATCCTGGTCAACAATGCGGCGTTCCAGATGAGCCACGACTCGCTGGAGGAGATCTCCGATGACGAGTGGGACCACACGCTCGCGACGAACCTGTCGGCGATGTTCACCCTGTGCAAGGACGCGATCCCGCACATGCAGTCGGGCGCCTCGATCATCAACTCGTCGTCGGTGAACTCCGACAACCCGAGCCCGAATCTCATCCACTACGCGATGACCAAGGCCGGCATCGCCAACTTCACCGCCAGCCTGGCGCAGATGTACGGCGAGAAGGGGATCCGGGCCAACAGCGTCGCGCCCGGGCCCATCTGGACGCCGCTGATCCCGGCCACGATGCCCGAGGAGAAGGTGGAGAGCTTCGGCGGCAACACCCCGCTGGGCCGCGCCGGTCAGCCGGCCGAACTGGCGCCGGTCTACGTGCTGCTCGCCAGCGACGAGGCGTCCTACGTGTCCGGCGCGCGGGTCGCCGTCACCGGCGGCCGCCCGATCCTCTGA